TATCAGGGATATAGGTGCAACAAgtctcaccaatcattttacatactccacctttttctgctagaatcatatccagggccattctattctggaacgtcatggatgcagtaggccctaattggtcagctaatccctgcagagcatctctagtGTAATTGACAAACctttgctgattgtaatagatgtaATTTATCCAGGCTACATTTTTGTTAGCAGTGACAATAGTGAACAAAGATTCAAATCCTGCCTTCACTTGATCCCTAGCCTTGAATTCGTCTGGCACCCCCctaggcactcctattgtatctatgtacacaTGGGGATCAAAACTAGCACCTGGGACCTTAACTTCTCTCTTGATACGGTGTGGTGTGGAATTCTCATCCTTTGTGCGGTCAACTGATAATATGTGTAAGGGCATTAAGGCTTTGGCTAAGGCACATTCTCCTGCCCAGTCTCCTTCTAGCCTACTACGTATCTTGCCATCTCCACATATCCAGTAAATATCTCCTAGAGACTGGACTTGTCTCTGGGCACAGGTACCGTTCTTCCTTTTTGCACAATATTTGTTAGTGAAGTTTCCCAGAAATCTATCAGTGCCATAATTAACGAAACAAGTGTAATTACCGGGGTATATTGTAATTTTCTCTCCCGATCGAGGCACCTGTGTAAGGATGGGGTATtctttcttccacttctcacagtCTGACTCATTAATGGTGACATTGGTAAACAGGCTAATAAAACAGTTCTCATAATTCTCTGGCAGTTCAAGGGGGACCGTACCCAAATGGGGCCTAGCACTACCGCAGACATAGCAATCAGTTTGATTATGGGTCTCTGCACTATATTTCATCCATTCCAACCACAGGTTGTGGTCGGAGAAACCTGTTTCCATGGATATAGTGTCCTCAAAAGTAGGGTTAGCTATGGCCATGACTCCATCTAGCCGTTTTAATTTATGAGTCACTGTACTGTGTCCGACGGAAACTATTGTATCAAACTCAAAGGTGCAGAAACAGGTGAATCAGTTGACTCAGTCGGGTTTGTTAGTTGTGTCCATCTGATGTCACCTTTCATGTCTGCAAGTTTGAATGTACCAAGGGGATAATTGCTTCCACTAGATGACCCCCATGTCCCAATTAGGTAGGCACCTGTATCCCCTGGCCCTGGATTCTCAATGGTCAATATCAATGGTATGTTATACTCTAACGTCTGTTCATTGTAATAACCCTTTCCCTTCCTGGATAGTGTCATGCGTTGAATCAGTGACCTCCCACTTTTGTCTCTCCTGTCCTGAGCACTTTGGGGCTTGTATCCCCAATCCTGGCCTGTATTCCAACCCACTGCTCCCCAACTTTTACAATCTGTCCCCTAATAATCATCTGTAACACATATATATACCTCTTTTGAGCCATACATGCTCATTCTTCTGAGTGATTGTCTAATCTTGGTTATATCTTTAAAACAAGGGGCTAATGTACAATAATCAAAGGTATATGTGGCTACGTGTGTGTTTGaagaattgtaccacaatgtcactgtgacatcCACTTCCGCCCAGGTCCCAAACtctgcccatagcatgtaaaggatatgcaggatcatgagttctgtgctctgggacccagggcctttttgcagtgcgaggtgtggatccaagtgggctttccttcgagcttgactgc
The sequence above is a segment of the Eleutherodactylus coqui strain aEleCoq1 chromosome 7, aEleCoq1.hap1, whole genome shotgun sequence genome. Coding sequences within it:
- the LOC136573083 gene encoding syncytin-1-like; its protein translation is MAIANPTFEDTISMETGFSDHNLWLEWMKYSAETHNQTDCYVCGSARPHLGTVPLELPENYENCFISLFTNVTINESDCEKWKKEYPILTQVPRSGEKITIYPGNYTCFVNYGTDRFLGNFTNKYCAKRKNGTCAQRQVQSLGDIYWICGDGKIRSRLEGDWAGECALAKALMPLHILSVDRTKDENSTPHRIKREVKVPGASFDPHVYIDTIGVPRGVPDEFKARDQVKAGFESLFTIVTANKNVAWINYIYYNQQRFVNYTRDALQGLADQLGPTASMTFQNRMALDMILAEKGGVCKMIGETCCTYIPDNTGPTGKVTVAIKKLTDLSEELKRNSGVTDPWDQYFSWLKGWQKMLVQVGVVLGIVLLVLLTPCTCIIPLIKKSMSKGLDNVTPTFPLVEIEEAEKEPVPLMPTTVRYQKDGDVVEMPDI